GAGAGTCTGGTAGAGTGGCGACTCCGTGGGTATTCCCTCGCTCTGCAGAAACAGCAATGTTTCTCTGGCACACATGGCAAAACCCAGTGCCTCCGCCTGACTCCTTTGGGCTGGCGTCGGTGGCGCAAACTGGGCCGCCACCTCGGCATCCTCGTCACTTTCCTCAACATCCTCCGCTTCAGCTCCGGCAGCCGCATAGCCATCTCGATCGTTTAGATCCTGCTCAAAGGCATCCAGCTCCGCTTGCAGCTCCATTATTTTTTGCAGCGCTTCCAGAAGGATTCGATTGGGGGCATCTGGCGGGTTGGGGCAATTCTGCCCTGGCTCTTCTGCTGGTGGAGTTAGAGGACGATGGCGTTTCTCCGGAACCGCTTCAGTCGgttgctgctcctgttgctgTTCCTGCGGCTGGACACGTTGCtcctgcgcctgctgctgctcctcctggcTGGCTCGCTTGCGCTTCATGATCAGTTTGCCCGACATGCTTAGAGGATGATCTACTAGACTTAAGCTGCAATCGTTTGGTTTTCCAACTCGCTCCTGCGCGACACAACCTTCGTTCACCTGGCGATCGCCACGACTGAGCTGCGACCAACTGCACCCCGGCGACCAACTGGCAACTGCCGACTCCAACCCCAAAATGCGGCAGGGACCAGAGATAGTGGCATTAGGGGATGTGCCGCGCcaaggaaattaaaaacaacaatccatcggcaaccaaaaaaaaaaaaattgttgcagCTGTTTGAGTTGCGGCAGCTGAAGCGGGAGGGCAACAGGATACTGGCTACAGGCCACAGCCTgaacggcagcagcaggataTTGCAACCCTCAGCTGGCGCTGCCTCTCTCTCtacctctctctctctctctctctatctctctctctctctctctttctctgccGCTGCAGCAGCCGCGCTCCGAATATCCTCCCTTCCTCCGTGCATCCGTCCTGCACCCCATCCCCCCGGGATCACAGGCGCGCCCTGCTCGTCCTTTCCGACCtttcagttgttgttgtcccGTGTCCGTTTCCTTTCGGTGCGGCATAGCCGATTCCCAAGTTACCTTCCTatgtccttttttttaatagggTTGCATTGAAGGGTGTGTGCGAAAATAAAgcattttaatcaaattttcttttttttacattttaaagcagacataaataaattatcaatACCTTACAATCTTGGGTAATCAAGTTTTGAGCGTATAAATTTTCatgaattttttttgaatGTATAAGTTGTCAATTTAATGACGAATTAACTTAATTGCTACAAATAAACGAATCTGGACTTTTAATTCAGTTGATTTCAAATGAGTTTCGATCTGGTTTTAGCGAACAACGACCGATATATGTAATTGCTTAAATTGCTTTTCTTGGCAAAACGTGCACTGCTGACGCACTTAAAGAATAAGTTATTCAGGTTAGACAGTTAAGCTATTTAGGTAATATTTAACGTATCCGTTAAGCATTGTATTCTACCAATAAGCTAcctaaaattttgtttgtgaACTTTGATCACTTGAACTTTGATCACGATGCTTCTTTACGAATATAGATTTTCGTATTTGCATACAAAATTCGTTTAATGTGCATATTTGTAGGAGATTCCCCAGTGCGGTATGCCCGACCATGATAAGCATTTGCAGCTGGCACGCTTCACATTCATCTCTTCGATCGGCACTTCCCCTGCGAGTTAGTTTGACCTGCCACTGCAATGATAAGTGCACACCTAAAAGCACTGCGAGAAATTTTCGAATTTCGTTGTCATGGAAATTGGTATGCGGTATGAGTTAGTTTGAACGAAATCACGTTTACCTCCGTTGGCATGGAGAACCAATTCTTATCGGCTTTATTGCCGATTGTTAACGTAGTAAAGGTGGAGTGGTCCCAAAATGCTAATCGATAATGCTGTCAAAATTTGGAATGAACATAATTCGCTTTATGGTTTATGTCCGCGCATTGTGTAATCATGaccataatttaaaataaagggATTTATATTTTGGGTTTGTTGGAAGGGGGAAGGGGGGAGTGCTGAAATATAAGATGACACCATAAATGAAGAATCTCCTGtcccaagaaaaaaaaaaagaaacaatctCATTGATagcaataaatgtttatttatggtCAAGGAAATTGGGCATTATTCGATTTATTTGGGGCTGCGAATTTGACACTATCTCAGCGAATTGTTGTTTCGCAATTTCGGAAGGGGCATTTAAATAATCACGCCCAGACGTCAAGTCTGTGAACTTATGATATGGATGGATTGGATATTTGCATTTAGTATGTCGGCAATGGTGTGTGTACACATTATTTACTTGATAAGCACTTGATGTTGTTAAGGGCGTATCAAAATTGaatcatatatattatttttatctCATTTTTATCGTACACTTGACATTGTGTAATATTGCGTGCTGGTTTTCCTCTCCCCATTTCAGTTAAACTTGGCCGAAGCATCttctatttattttcgaaCCAACTCAATTGCTgttgtatcttgtatctttcGGATATATTTAGGCGACATCTCGAGCAGGAAAGTTGTACCTTTCCCTTTCGTTTTTGAGTTATTTGCCCGAACACAGGCAGCAAATAGTAAATAGCAAATACATTATCCACAGCCGCAGCTGTCGTGTGTCTATTGAGCCATTATACATACTATATGATTGAACAGTTTGAGAAGCACGCGACAAGTGGCAGCGGATAATTTGGGGATGAACTGTGGCCCAAAACCCGGCAATTGTGATCATTTCGTGTGGGTAGAACTTCGCAGTAAACTCATAAAGTAATTTACGCGGCTGTTGAGTGAAATTCATCTTTCCAATATTTATCTATCCTTCCATTTTGGCGGCCATAAATCTGTGCAACAAGCAGGCCTCATTGTTCATCAATCGAATGTGCCTGAAAGTTCGCAGAAGACACTTGCTTGGAATTTTCgggaaattaataacaaaGATCGGCTTACTCGGCACAATCGGCGGACTGTTGTTAATGGTGCGTCAATAAACATGTACAGTAAATACTCTAAATATAGGTAAGCAACCATGTTGCATATAATTTCGTGACAGTGAAAATGTTTTACTATGAAACAAAAGTGCAAATATTAATTACAGATATAGATATTCCAAAAATATCCTTTCGAATGCGTGATCTTTGATTCATGTGTTTAGATCACTTACAAGTAAATGCTGTTTGATGCTAGAGTTACGCCGAATGTAAATTCTCCGTAGCGAGCGTGCactgtatatattttttagtacAATCCATATTTCGGCGTGGGAATGTCACGTTGTGTTTAGACAACTGTTGGGCCAACTACCTGCCTCTGTCTGAGTGGCTATGAGTCAGATAAATATATAGCCAATTCACCATTATCTGATCTATAACCGACGATTATCGCGCGATATGTCTGCTTCCGATGGCTTCCAAAACATCGAAATACAATGGGGTAATGCAGAAAGAGCATCGCATTGTCATTCTCAGCCAATTTAACCCGCAATCGCAATACGAGGCCTTATCGTAATCAGTCCGCTTCGCGAGGCAGTAAATTTCGGTTTTGCTGTTTAAGGTACTCGGCTTTATGTTTTCGGCTAATAACGGTTCTCGCACTCTCAGCCAATTTGGTGGGTCAGTCAGTTAGCCCGCGGACCGTGCGACGAGTGCATGTGAGTAGCGATCGTTGGTATTTGGTAATTCGTTGCTTCTGAAGTAACATCGATCGGGCCTTTTTGAGCCGAGTTAGCTTTTAGGCCAATGCCATGAGCAAGCTGAAGTTCGAGCTCGTTTCCGAGTTCAATCGAAAACCAGTTGACCGAGTGAAGTGGACCGCGATGGCAGAAATTTGTCGAGCAGAATGTGCTGGggatttgtgtgttttttttttgcacacgcAAAGTGATAAGCGGCGATTAGATTTAAAACACCCAATAAACTATAAATTGCGATTTCTGCGCGCTCGTGattgataaatatttgcctCTCAGCAGTGGATTGGTGATAAGGTCGAAAAGGACCTTCAACAGTCTAAGTAGAAAATCTGGTTAACAACGTTTGAAGTGTTTCCATTACATGTGTAAAACCATTCGGATAAGAAAACGAACTAATACTTAAAACACGCTTCATTAAGTGGCAgtgcattaattttttattaaaatttttagattttcatgAGTGCAAAAACAATGATTATGACAAACCAGTTGCCGTGCGCGAATCAGTGCTTATTCACCGAAGATTATCCACCCACATTTCATCCCTTCGTGTGTGATAACTTATCAGCGATTGTTGTGTTTATTGTTCCAGCACCAAAATGTTACCTGCCCGTGGTCTCCTTATCGGATCATGCTGCCTACTGGCTCTACTGATTCATCCTGTGCAGCCGAATCCCATTGCACCCCGGGCGGAAGTTGCCGCCGAGTTCATCATTCTGCACAACAATGACATGCACGCCCGATTCGAGCAGACGAGTGTGACCAGTGGCACCTGCTCCAAGGAGGAGGCCAATACGGATCAGTGCTACGGAGGATTCGCCAGGGTGGCATACGAGTAAGTGCGGTCAGTTTGCCTAGAGTTCAACTATTCATGCTGATGAACTTCAACTAGGGTGCGAAAGTATCGcaaggaggcggaggagggtGGAACTCCAGTGTTTTATCTCAATGCAGGTGACACCTATACCGGAACTGCTTGGTTCACCGTCTATAAGGACAAGATCGCCAGTGCTTTCCTCAACAAGCTATCGCCAGATGCTATTGTaactattattttattgttttccgCATTCTCTTACTATATTTCATCAATATACCTTTCAATAGTCTCTGGGCAACCATGAGTTTGATCAGAATGTTGAGGGTTTGGTGCCCTTCCTAAATGCCGTGGAATTCCCTGTTTTGGCCTGTAATCTGAACCTCACCGATGTTCCGGAAATGGCGGCTGCCAAGCAGCTGGCCAACTCGACGATCCTCGAGAGAAATGGGGTGAAGGTTGGCGTTATCGGTTACCTTACGCCCGATACCAAGGTGCTTGCCTTTCGGAACAAAGTGGAGTACGAGGAGGAAATCGTGTCCATCAAGTGGGTATAGCTCAAATCCGCTGGAGAGCAAGGATGTTAATGCATGTTCATTTATTCCGCAGTGCGGAGGCCGCAAAGCTAAAGGCTCAAGGCATCAATATCATCATCGCTTTGGGTCACTCTGGATACCAAAAGGATCAGGAGATAGCCATGAACTGCCCGGAGGTGGACATAGTCATTGGTGGCCATTCGCACACATTCTTAGATGCCAATCAGCCGGTGGCCGATCCCACGGACTCTGATCCGGAGGCGGTTCGAGGTCCCTATCCCACCACAGTGGTGCAGGCGAGCGGCAAGAAGGTACCAGTGGTTCAGGCATACGCGTATACCAAGTATCTCGGAAAGATTCATGTTCAGGTAAGCACTATATATTATCTGGATTATTATTAAagaaatttgaatataattgTAATACGAATATTTCCAGTTTGATGCCGAGGGAAATCTGATCGAGTTTGATGGCGCTCCCATTTTGCTGAATGCCTCTGTAGCTCAGGAGCAGGATCTCCTGGATTTGCTAGACGAATACCGCCCCAAGCTGGACGAGCTGGAGAACACGGTTCTGGGTTACACTAAGGTGTTTCTCGAGGGCGGCAACATCTGCCGCATGAGGGAGTGCAACCTTGGCAACTTGGTGACAGATGCCATGATCTATAGTCGCGTGTTGGAAAACAAGGGCGGCGAATTCTGGACAGATACTGCGATTGCTTTTATGCAGGGAGGAGGTGTGTTTTATTTGGTGTCATTAGAGAAATTCGAAATTACGTGGATCTACATATTTTATAGGAATCCGTGGCTCCGTCGATAAGAAGGATGATGGAGTCATCAATGGCGCCACCCTCTTAGCCGTTCTTCCGTTCGAGAATAATCTGTACGTGACAAGGATTCTCGGAAGCACCCTTCTGGCTGCCCTGGAACACTCCGCGTCTGTGAGGTTGCAGGACTCCAATGGTGGATTCCTGCAGATGTCCGGACTGCGTGTGGTGTACAACTACAACAATGAGCAGGGCAAGCGAGTGGTTTCCGCACAGGCCCTATGCGCCAGCTGCGCCGTGCCCACGTACAAGAGCATCAATGAGACGGCCCTGTACCAAGTGATCGTGCCCCAGTTCCTGCTGGAAGGCGGCGATGGCTACACTCTGATCGAGGAGTCGGATCCCTTCACCGAGAGCATGCAGCGAAACGATCTGAATGCTACCATGGAGTACCTGAAGCAGCGCCATTTCGTGTATCCCGAGATCGAGGAACGAATTGTGATTCACGAGAAGGCTGACACCGGATCGGCGTCTGGTATTGTGGCCTCCATCTCCTTGCTTCTGCTCTCTTCCCTGCTAACTAGATTCATCTAGTGGCACTTTCAGCTTCTCATTTCAGAACCCCAATTCATAAATAAGCTTATTAATGCGATTGCATTTTTTCGACTTAAAGAGTCAAGTGTGATTGGTGATAAGTTTGCccttaattaatataatatatgctTGTTTCACACACAAACTTAAACTAAATAGCTAATAAATGTTGTGAGAACTGAAATGATATTgtgtttaaatttatttactgcTTGTGTAGTTTTCGATTAAATCGCCCGATAATCCAGATACCCTATTCATTCTGATTTACTATTTTCGAGATCCATTCTGCATTTGCCATAGCACTGGTTATTACGTATACGTCATTGTGCGAAACGTCTACCAAGCCCAATAGAACGAAATGGACCATGCCCGAaacattcaatatttttttaaccAATATATCGCCAGCTGTACCAAATTGCTTAAGCGCATTTGGTTGGAAAGTGTTTTTCACACAAAACTGATTCTGTTCGATATTTCTCCTCAACTCAAGTTCACACAACTGCCAATTAAGGCTTTGCACATTTATAACGTAATTGCTTAAGCCATATTGACCTGTGCCAGTGATTCTTAAAGAACCAGCGATGTTTGCAGTTTCCAGAATGCAGATCGGTCTCAATGCACCTGCAACAGAAAATCACTGTAATGTCTCAGCCTATGTTGTCCAACTAATTTTACCTCTGTTTTCCAACCGACGCGTCAGGCTAATCAGTGATATGTTAATGTCCGCAAACGGCTTAAAAATCGCGCTAGCTTGGAATTCCATACCCATCACAACAATGGCTCTGCGGAAATATAATATCTTAATTTGCAAAACATGCTGTTCGCGAATTCATTTCAATGGACTCACAAGGAGAAGGGGTTGTCTTGGGAAAAGTCCGCAGTGGTTAGGACATGGCCTAAATTTCATaactaaattttcaaaaaaaaccaaaactctCAATTGATTGCTGTGCAGTACGTACGGTCGGTGATCAGTACACCCTTCGCGGAGTATTGAAGTCCAACGATGGTTGCCATTAGAATGGATCCGATGGAATCGCCAGTGCAGTCAGAATACAGAAACATACCGTTGCTCCTCCTACTGACCACACTACGATCCTGTTTGCTCCTAACTATATTTGCAATCCAGCCACTATACTGTGAGACATCGGTATAGAGACCAACTCCATTGCATTCCCTGGTGCCATAACTGGTAATCCCGAACTGTGTATCGAAATTCTTCCCCTGGTAAGTAATTTTGCTGATCAACGGACCGCCAGAATCGCCGGCACATGTATCTCCTTGGTCGGTAGTCGCACATATCTGTTTCGGATCGGGACTCATTCCCAAATAGAGATGGCATATCATTGGGTTGGTTCGATTAACAAAAATTCTTTGAAGTATATCGCTTTGCTCGGCATTTCTTGTTCTTCCCCATCCAAAGGCATTATAATAGCGTATTTGTTTGCCCAATGTTGCGTCCAAGTGAATGCATATTGGTTGAATATTAACTGCGGATGAGTACAATTTAACGTTGGAAAATCGCTCAAAAAAAACACACTAGTATACGGTTAAATATCACACTCCTCTCCAACTTCACCAGGGCTATATCGTTGGCATAAGTGGAATTGCTGTATTGTGGATGGGCTATAGTTTCGATTACGCGAATCTGATCGGTCGGGTGATTAATGTTGTACGCTCCAAGTCTCACGAATCTTTAATTGACAAaatcatattattattattatcaagaTGGGGTTTTGTTTCATACTCACAGCGTTTGTGTACTTTTGCAATGAGCAACCGTTAAAACAAAATCTGGAAAGAGTATTTGCTCATGGACCAaggtattttttatataaaaatatatatgtatatgcatatataattAGTACGAACCTTCGTGAATAATCGTGCCGCCGCACAACAAATGTGTTGTATTAAAAATGCCTGCCATATACTGAGCACTTTGTTGACTTGCGTTTGAGCCTGAAATAATTTTCGGGACTGGTGTTTTTCCACAGGGCTGCTTCAAAAACATGGAATACGCCAACTGGCAAGATCCCAATGAGCACAAAAAAATCCACACAAAAAGATACGTCATGTCAGCCAGAGATCAAGAACACAAATGAAGAGTAAATGAGTGCTTATCAGTTGCATAAAGCTCATAAAGCTCGTAATTTGAAACGCCTTTGATTAATTGAATAACACCAACATAATGTTTATCTCTAATATAATTTGATACAACTGACAGCTGTTGTCTGTTTGAAACAGCAATCATTGGCAAAAAATATGACTCATTGTTTCATTAATACCGATGTACAAAGTGATAACTAAACATAAGCGAACgtcattttaaaatattattgacATACTAGTTTTTGAAAATGACAGGCCGGAAAACTGACACTTTGGTTGTTTTGACAGACATAGGCATGGGCAGATTGACTGATTTTAACAGCTTGGACAATCGTTTTtctagcaaaaaaaaaaaaaaaaaaaaaaaaaaaatttacgcATCTAcacataattatttaatgaatTATATACTTTCGAGCCTGATTTCATTCTGatttaaactatttataaattaGCATTGGTAATGCTAATggtaaaatatgtataaaatcaGCAACATGTTTTATTACTTATTGAGTGCAACTATTTCTGCGGCAGTCAGTTGCAGTCCCTCGTgttcatttaattgaataataCGTTCGTATGAGTATACATAAAACTCCCAGTTCACGTTGCTGATTCTAATTTTTCCAATTGATAACACATTAACGGAACACCTCCAGAGTTCGTAAACAtaacgttgcgtatacgtaacatAACGGAACGTAACTCTCAGGAGAAAGAGAGCGAAATCGAGTGCAACTGAGATTGGGATTCTGATTCCAATGCTTTTTGCCGGTGAATTTAAATAGATACTCTTGCCAAACAACACACATGCTCCCGTGGATGTAGATAACTAAATAAATTcggtataaataaaaaataatgtataatAATTAGAAGAACTGCGCTGCAACAGAGCAGCCGGCCGCGTAAGCGACCGCAGAAATCGGGAGAAGTCAGTGCGATTGTGGACATTGGCGGCAAAGGTTGTGCACATTTGGAGCGCTGAAACTATGGCGAAACTGATCGTCATTTAAGTTCTATTAAGTTCAGAATTCAATTAACTCTAACATTGCCCACAGCAACTGGTAATAACGTATCGAAGTGCTGATAGAATTCTAACCAAATTCAGTTACAATTGTGACCTTAgaaagttttttaatattagcattccacaaaaaaattatatcaAGTGAATTGCCCGCGCGTGGTATTAAGGTGCAATTTGATATTATTTCCAATGCAACTAAAGAAACACCGGATCCATAAATAGTTCCATTATGAGAACGCACCACAAAAGTGCCGATATATGTAGAGACAAACCTCCAAATCCGGAAAATTTGCTGaaatatgtgtttttttttatgtatctGCAGATTCATAAATGGATAATCCATCCAAATTAGCCTCAAAACTAGTGGTTCCATTTCTAGTCCATTTGTTTTTACGCGATGcataaattatacaattacttttatttgtttttctatttACAACTTGCACGTCTGGCTTTTCTCAAatttttgcactttgtttTTTCTAAGGAAGGATGAAAAGGCACGTTGAAATCGAATTTCATTTCCAATCGAATGGGAAATTTCTGAACTGTGCGAAATCTTGTGGCGCCCACTGTTTTTAGGTTGACCCTAGCTTTCATGCTCCAAGTGATATTTTTGTGCTTTATAAGCAAATTAATTAGCCACTCCGCATGAGTAAATTGTATGGTTATTTTTGCACTTGTTTCTGCTTTAATTCTGTTGTGACACTTTCGAATAGATCATTTTGTACTTCACCGGCGCTGAGTAAACAAGATATGTTTATCATTTGCGGACTGTTGAAGATATGCATGTTTCTACAGAAACTTATTTGCAAATCGTCTGCTGTTGCGAATAACtagaattttaattaatttctgcTCATTGTTTAGACAATATaattcgatcgccgac
The sequence above is drawn from the Drosophila melanogaster chromosome 2R genome and encodes:
- the insb gene encoding insensible, isoform B, whose product is MSGKLIMKRKRASQEEQQQAQEQRVQPQEQQQEQQPTEAVPEKRHRPLTPPAEEPGQNCPNPPDAPNRILLEALQKIMELQAELDAFEQDLNDRDGYAAAGAEAEDVEESDEDAEVAAQFAPPTPAQRSQAEALGFAMCARETLLFLQSEGIPTESPLYQTLLGKLVGQSDGLLHA
- the veil gene encoding veil, isoform B; the protein is MLPARGLLIGSCCLLALLIHPVQPNPIAPRAEVAAEFIILHNNDMHARFEQTSVTSGTCSKEEANTDQCYGGFARVAYEVRKYRKEAEEGGTPVFYLNAGDTYTGTAWFTVYKDKIASAFLNKLSPDAISLGNHEFDQNVEGLVPFLNAVEFPVLACNLNLTDVPEMAAAKQLANSTILERNGVKVGVIGYLTPDTKVLAFRNKVEYEEEIVSINAEAAKLKAQGINIIIALGHSGYQKDQEIAMNCPEVDIVIGGHSHTFLDANQPVADPTDSDPEAVRGPYPTTVVQASGKKVPVVQAYAYTKYLGKIHVQFDAEGNLIEFDGAPILLNASVAQEQDLLDLLDEYRPKLDELENTVLGYTKVFLEGGNICRMRECNLGNLVTDAMIYSRVLENKGGEFWTDTAIAFMQGGGIRGSVDKKDDGVINGATLLAVLPFENNLYVTRILGSTLLAALEHSASVRLQDSNGGFLQMSGLRVVYNYNNEQGKRVVSAQALCASCAVPTYKSINETALYQVIVPQFLLEGGDGYTLIEESDPFTESMQRNDLNATMEYLKQRHFVYPEIEERIVIHEKADTGSASGIVASISLLLLSSLLTRFI
- the CG43110 gene encoding uncharacterized protein, isoform B; translated protein: MTYLFVWIFLCSLGSCQLAYSMFLKQPCGKTPVPKIISGSNASQQSAQYMAGIFNTTHLLCGGTIIHEDFVLTVAHCKSTQTLFVRLGAYNINHPTDQIRVIETIAHPQYSNSTYANDIALVKLERSVIFNLNIQPICIHLDATLGKQIRYYNAFGWGRTRNAEQSDILQRIFVNRTNPMICHLYLGMSPDPKQICATTDQGDTCAGDSGGPLISKITYQGKNFDTQFGITSYGTRECNGVGLYTDVSQYSGWIANIVRSKQDRSVVSRRSNGMFLYSDCTGDSIGSILMATIVGLQYSAKGVLITDRHVLTTADFSQDNPFSLAIVVMGMEFQASAIFKPFADINISLISLTRRLENRGALRPICILETANIAGSLRITGTGQYGLSNYVINVQSLNWQLCELELRRNIEQNQFCVKNTFQPNALKQFGTAGDILVKKILNVSGMVHFVLLGLVDVSHNDVYVITSAMANAEWISKIVNQNE